The genomic segment ATGTAAATCTGCGTCTTTGTTGCGCATAATATCGTATTGATTAAGCTGTTCTTCCATGGTTAAACCCAGAATGGTTTTCACATTGCGATGGATTAAACCAGCACGATCTAATTCCCCTAAAATCCCCATAATCCCACCTGCGCGGTGAACATCTTCCATATGGTATTTATTGGTGTTTGGCGCGATTTTACTTAAACAAGGCACAATGCGTGATAAGCGGTCAATATCAGCCATTTTGAAATCTACGCCGGCTTCTTGTGCCGTTGCAAGTAAGTGTAAAACGGTGTTACTTGAACCACCCATAGCGATATCCAAGCTCATGGCATTTTCAAAGGCATCAAAGGTAGCGATTGAGCGCGGTAATACGCTGTAATCTTCTTCTTGATAATGACGTTTGCATAAATCTACAATACGGCGCCCTGCTTCTAAAAAGAGTTCTTTGCGGTCTGTGTGCGTGGCAAGCATCGAGCCGTTACCCGGCAAAGATAAGCCTAATGCTTCCGTTAAACAGTTCATTGAGTTGGCGGTAAACATCCCTGAGCAAGAGCCACAAGTTGGGCAAGCGGCTTTTTCAATAGTGTCCACGTCTGAATCTGACACATTGCAGTCCGCACTTTGAATCATCGCATCGATTAAGTCTAAACGGATTAATTGGTCAGATAATTTGGTTTTTCCTGCTTCCATCGGGCCACCTGAGACAAAAATCGTTGGAATGTTCAAACGCATTGCCGCCATTAACATCCCTGGGGTGATTTTGTCACAGTTTGAGATACACACCATCGCATCTGCACAATGGGCATTCACCATATATTCCACGCTGTCGGCGATTAAATCACGGCTTGGTAAAGAATAAAGCATACCGCCGTGGCCCATCGCGATACCATCATCGACTGCAATGGTATTAAATTCTTTTGCCACGCCGCCTGCTTTTTCGATTTCTTCCGCGACTAATTTGCCTACA from the [Actinobacillus] rossii genome contains:
- the ilvD_1 gene encoding dihydroxy-acid dehydratase — encoded protein: MPVLRSATSTQGRNMAGARALWRATGMKENDFGKPIIAVVNSFTQFVPGHVHLRDVGKLVAEEIEKAGGVAKEFNTIAVDDGIAMGHGGMLYSLPSRDLIADSVEYMVNAHCADAMVCISNCDKITPGMLMAAMRLNIPTIFVSGGPMEAGKTKLSDQLIRLDLIDAMIQSADCNVSDSDVDTIEKAACPTCGSCSGMFTANSMNCLTEALGLSLPGNGSMLATHTDRKELFLEAGRRIVDLCKRHYQEEDYSVLPRSIATFDAFENAMSLDIAMGGSSNTVLHLLATAQEAGVDFKMADIDRLSRIVPCLSKIAPNTNKYHMEDVHRAGGIMGILGELDRAGLIHRNVKTILGLTMEEQLNQYDIMRNKDADLHKFFRAGPAGIRTTEAFSQDCRWDSVDDDRATGCIRDRAHAVTEEGGLAVLFGNIAKDGCIVKTAGVDESIWKFTGKAIVFESQEDAVAGILGGKVKEGHVVVIRYEGPKGGPGMQEMLYPTSYLKSMGLGKKCALLTDGRFSGGTSGLSIGHASPEAASGGAIALVQDGDTIEIDIPNRSIQLAISDDEMAARQEEMEARGDKAWQPVSREREVSFALKVFGHFATSADKGAVRDKTKL